A genomic window from Fusarium verticillioides 7600 chromosome 5, whole genome shotgun sequence includes:
- a CDS encoding CNT family concentrative nucleoside transporter has product MADSNIHHNPDPALEPSHQHHHQHHHHSPRVDAPGHDDPVYTTGTTDAPGVVPPQRHSHEMEKEKTGVHTPPDYSDHEKHEAGVVDESARANSHSEGPAVVGWRRRLGPVYRYRRPIIHLFIFCLFTGWWIASLVLHRDDKNWVVPFLLWLAITLRLIFFHVPSRYVSNIIKKVWLNTAVRVYDLIPAHLRTLAGATVTVAAILIGAFVSEEVADNTRENRAVSLFGMVVFLFILWATSKDRKRINWRTVIGGMLTQYVIGLFVLRTSVGYDIFRFIADRAADLLGFAKAGVAFLTSEDVANTGNFFFGVIPAIIFFISLVQVLYYIGFVQWFIVKFATFVFWGLGVSGAEAVVAAATPFIGQGESAMLVRPFVPHMTKAELHQIMTCGFATISGSVLVGYIGLGLNREALVSSCIMSIPASLAISKMRYPETEETLTAGRVVIPDDDEHKAENALHAFANGAWLGIKIAGTIVCSLLCIIALVAFINGLLTWWGRYLNINDPTPLTLQLILGYLLFPVSFLLGVSRTNGTNSTGDILPVAKLIAEKIITNEYKAFSLLTNPSPENNEFYGLSPRSQLIATYALCGFGNIGSLGIQIGILSQLAPSRGGDVAKLAVSALISGVLATLTSASVAGLVVTNQLSSFGQNASS; this is encoded by the exons ATGGCAGACTCAAACATCCACCATAATCCAGACCCAGCTCTCGAGCCctcccaccaacaccaccaccaacatcatcaccactctcCCCGCGTCGACGCCCCCGGCCACGATGATCCCGTCTACACAACCGGCACCACAGACGCGCCCGGCGTAGTCCCTCCCCAGCGCCACTCCCacgagatggagaaggagaaaacAGGCGTGCATACTCCTCCTGACTACAGCGACCACGAGAAGCACGAAGCTGGCGTCGTTGACGAATCCGCCCGCGCAAACTCCCACTCTGAGGGCCCCGCTGTCGTCGGCTGGCGCAGGCGTCTCGGCCCTGTATATCGCTACCGCCGCCCTATAATCcacctcttcatcttctgcctcttcaccGGCTGGTGGATCGCCTCTCTCGTGCTGCACCGCGACGACAAGAACTGGGTTGTCCCGTTCCTCTTGTGGCTCGCCATCACTCTCcgtctcatcttcttccacgTCCCTAGTCGCTATgtctccaacatcatcaagaaggtctggCTCAACACCGCTGTCAGGGTGTACGACCTCATCCCCGCGCATCTGCGCACGCTCGCTGGCGCTACCGTCACTGTAGCTGCTATCCTCATCGGCGCTTTTGTCTCGGAGGAGGTCGCTGACAATACCCGTGAGAACCGCGCCGTTAGTCTTTTCGGCATGGTGGTGTTTTTGTTCATTCTCTGGGCTACGAGCAAGGATCGCAAGCGCATCAACTGGCGCACTGTCATTGGCGGCATGCTCACGCAGTATGTTATCGGTCTGTTTGTGCTGCGAACGTCGGTCGGATACGACATCTTCCGCTTCATCGCCGACCGCGCTGCTGATCTTCTGGGCTTTGCTAAAGCTGGTGTTGCGTTCCTGACGAGCGAGGACGTCGCCAACACgggcaacttcttcttcggtgTCATTcccgccatcatcttcttcatctcccttGTGCAGGTCCTCTACTACATCGGCTTCGTCCAGTGGTTCATCGTCAAGTTCGCTACCTTTGTCTTCTGGGGTCTTGGAGTCTCAGGTGCTGAGGCTGTCGTCGCTGCTGCTACACCCTTCATCGGTCAGGGAGAGTCAGCTATGCTTGTCCGTCCCTTCGTTCCTCACATGACCAAGGCCGAGCTTCACCAGATCATGACCTGTGGTTTCGCCACCATCTCTGGATCTGTGCTTGTCGGCTACATTGGTCTCGGTCTCAACCGCGAGGCTCTTGTGTCATCCTGCATCATGTCCATCCCCGCTTCTCTGGCTATCTCCAAGATGCGATATCCCGAGACTGAGGAGACTCTCACAGCTGGTCGTGTAGTCATccccgatgatgatgagcacAAGGCCGAGAACGCCCTCCACGCCTTCGCTAACGGTGCTTGGCTCGGAATCAAGATCGCCGGTACTATTgtctgctctcttctctgcatTATTGCTCTGGTCGCTTTCATCAACGGTCTCTTGACCTGGTGGGGACGAtacctcaacatcaacgatCCCACTCCTCTTACTCTCCAGCTCATTCTCGgatatcttctcttccccGTGtctttcctcctcggtgTATCCCGCACCAACGGAACCAACAGCACAGGCGACATCCTCCCCGtcgccaagctcattgccgagaagatcatcacc AACGAGTACAAGGccttctctctcctcacaAACCCCTCCCCCGAGAACAACGAATTCTACGGCCTCTCCCCCCGCTCCCAGCTCATCGCCACCTACGCCCTCTGCGGTTTCGGCAACATTGGCTCTCTCGGTATCCAGATCGGTATCCTCAGCCAGCTCGCCCCCTCTCGCGGCGGTGATGTTGCCAAGCTTGCTGTCTCGGctctcatctctggtgtTCTCGCCACTCTCACCTCTGCCAGTGTCGCTGGTCTCGTCGTCACCAATCAGCTTTCGAGTTTCGGCCAGAACGCTTCCTCATAG